From the genome of Nasonia vitripennis strain AsymCx chromosome 1, Nvit_psr_1.1, whole genome shotgun sequence, one region includes:
- the LOC103317567 gene encoding speckle-type POZ protein B-like — translation MYNTQNDAEAMWGFYDFVDTSFVSNRENGLLHNSLKLVIECEIKIYASGDKERANQDDCVREEEKTQRLEEFDRYENLLDSSAFSDVSFMVEGKILHAHKCILVKSSPVFSAMFNNEMREKQERMIEMEDIKYSAFVEMLRFIYCGKINLEIDNMELSVGDLLFAADKYDIDGLKDKCEKLMGKNVSNDKVVDILKLADRHNASNLKSKAIKFIVSRSSNVLKIPNFKTLTNIPDLLCEVCLAIAYKKK, via the coding sequence atgtacaacaCTCAAAACGATGCAGAAGCAATGTGGGGATTCTACGATTTTGTTGATACGAGTTTCGTATCCAACAGAGAGAATGGATTACTTCACAATTCTTTGAAATTAGTAATCGAGtgcgaaattaaaatatacgcATCCGGTGACAAGGAAAGGGCAAATCAAGACGATTGCgtgagagaagaagagaaaacacAGCGACTGGAAGAGTTCGATAGATACGAAAACCTCTTAGACAGCAGTGCTTTCAGCGACGTGTCATTCATGGTCGAGGGTAAAATTTTACACGCGCACAAGTGTATTCTCGTAAAGAGCAGTCCAGTTTTCTCCGCCATGTTTAACAACGAGATGAGGGAAAAACAGGAGCGGATGATAGAGATGGAAGATATCAAATACAGCGCTTTCGTCGAAATGCTTCGTTTCATATACTGCGGCAAGATTAACCTTGAGATCGACAACATGGAGCTTAGCGTTGGCGATCTTTTGTTTGCTGCGGATAAGTATGACATCGATGGACTGAAGGACAAGTGTGAAAAGTTGATGGGTAAAAATGTATCCAACGATAAAGTTGTAGACATTCTCAAGCTTGCCGATCGGCATAACGCTAGCAATTTGAAATCTAAAGCAATAAAGTTTATTGTTTCGCGCTCGAGTAATGTTTTGAAAATACCAAATTTCAAAACGTTGACCAACATACCAGACCTTCTATGCGAAGTTTGCCTTGCAATCGCATACAAGAAGAAGTAG
- the LOC103317566 gene encoding speckle-type POZ protein B-like, translated as MPIVGRIDCEIQSYKYTWQFDDFKLRHLEPGEKLRSPKFEATFNGKEFEWQIRLSLSEVKGSETVTIALYTFSTNVVTANVSFGFVDTDNKVVQIMSTNKQRHDMRHKSEAIWAIPSFTHKSFISRDNNLIHGFSKVIIECEIHVYATCAKEREKKELLEIEQDNVLRFEEFDKYEHLLNNDAFSDVSFVVEGKILKAHKCILAKSSPVFTAMFQHEMREKRENLVRINDMQYNVFFEMLRFVYAGKISLYNYGVKSTSEELLFAADKYSIDGLKEKCVKLICDDLCIDNAVDILMLANRHEVQYLKFRAMKLIVLHSYELNEIPYFELLISTPNILYEVCHAIASHGKFLKA; from the coding sequence ATGCCTATCGTCGGCCGGATTGACTGCGAGATACAATCTTATAAATACACTTGGCAATTCGACGACTTCAAGTTAAGGCATTTGGAACCTGGAGAAAAGCTAAGATCACCGAAATTCGAAGCAACTTTCAATGGCAAGGAATTCGAGTGGCAAATACGCTTGTCTCTGAGCGAAGTTAAAGGATCCGAAACTGTGACTATTGCGCTTTACACCTTTTCAACCAACGTCGTTACAGCGAACGTTTCGTTTGGCTTTGTCGACACTGATAACAAAGTTGTTCAAATTATGTCAACTAATAAACAAAGGCATGACATGAGGCACAAATCTGAAGCGATTTGGGCAATCCCAAGCTTTACCCACAAGAGCTTCATATCAagagataataatttgatCCATGGTTTCTCCAAAGTTATCATCGAGTGCGAAATACACGTATATGCTACTTGCGCaaaggaaagagagaagaaagaactGTTGGAAATAGAACAGGATAACGTACTTCGATTCGAAGAATTCGACAAATACGAGCATCTCCTGAATAACGACGCATTTAGCGATGTGTCGTTCGTCGTCGAAGGAAAAATATTAAAGGCACACAAGTGCATTCTCGCGAAAAGCAGTCCTGTATTCACTGCTATGTTCCAGCATGAGATGAGAGAAAAGCGAGAAAACCTTGTCAGAATCAACGACATGCAGTACAATGTCTTTTTCGAAATGCTTCGCTTCGTATATGCTGGTAAAATCAGTCTCTACAACTATGGTGTCAAGTCTACTTCCGAAGAACTATTGTTTGCAGCCGATAAATATTCGATAGATGGACTAAAAGAGAAGTGTGTAAAGTTAATTTGCGATGATTTGTGCATCGATAACGCCGTGGACATCCTTATGCTTGCCAATCGGCACGAGGTGCAATACTTGAAATTCAGGGCAATGAAACTAATCGTCTTGCATAGTTATGAACTCAACGAAATACCGTATTTCGAGTTGTTGATTAGTACGCCGAATATACTCTACGAAGTTTGCCATGCTATTGCTAGCCACGGAAAGTTTTTGAAAGCATAA